The window ATGGAGTAGCACAAAAGCCATTAGAAAAATGTGCCTGGTCAAGTTACTTTGGCTGGGCAGTAAACTGCACACAGCCGTGTATGACAAATACAAAAGAGGGTAAAGGCTGGGATATAAATTACATGGTAAACTTGAATGAAACTTAATCAGCTAAGTTATGCTATGTCTGAGAAGGATTTTAATTATTTTAATTATGCATTACTCAGTGGTGACCTGCCACTCAGGGCAGGTGGGGCGGAGCCCCTATCTGTtctgagccccacctgtttagctaacAAAAAAgaaatacagcaccagtcaaaagtttggacacacctactcattccagggtttttctttatttattatgtagaataatagtgaagacatcaaaactatgaaataacacatttggaatcatgtagtaaccaaataaggggtaaacaaatcaaaatatattttatatttgagattcttcaatgtagccaccctttgtctagatgacagcttcgcacaatcttggcattctctcaaccagcttcatgaggcagtcacctggaatgcatttcaattaacaggtgtgccttgttaaaagttaatttgtggaatttctttccttactgcatttgagccaaacagttgtgttatgacaaggtaggggtggtatacagaagatagccctatttggtaaaagaccatgtccatattatgacaagaacagctccaataagtaaagagaaaggacagtccatcattactttaagacatgaaggtcagtcaatgtggaaaatgtcaagaactttgaaagtttcttcaagtgcagttgcaaaaaccatcaagcgctatgatgaaactggctttcatgaggactgccacaggaaaggaagacccagagttacctctgctgcagatgataagttcattagagttaccagcatcagaaattgcagcccaaataaatgctttacagagttcaagtaacagacacatcttaacatcaactgttcagaggagactgtgtgaatcaggccttcatggtcaaattgcatgtaaacttctgacccactgggaatgtgatgaaagtaaaagctgaaatgaatcattctctctactattattctgacatttcacattcttaaaataaagtagtcaccctaactgacctaagacagggactttttactataattaaatgtcaggaattgtttgactaaggtgtatgtaaacgtctgacttcaactgtatttgtcacGTGAACAAAAAGTATAATGAGTGAGAAAACAAGTATGTACCACACTCTGTACAGATGAAATCCATAATCATTCCTctttcatttttattttcaaaCATGCCCTGCAACAGAAACATCTGATAATTCCAATGAAAGCCAACAGAGTAAAAAACACCAGAGCCAGTAAAAACACCATTACATCTACAGAGTGGTAGGAGTACCAGGGCATTCTGTAGGACTCTGTACGTAGGTGAGCAGCACCTTTGTGTCTCATGACAAACTCAATCCAGAAGAGGGCAGTGTCCAGGGGCTCCATTGGCACGTCCCGGTGTAGCCTGGAGAGTCTCTGCATGTTCATCCTGTAGGACGGCTCATTCAGAACTTCCTGTAAGGCTTGGGAGAATATGTTTCTATCTAGTGTTGCTAAATCCACAACCTTTGCCACACCCTTCACTTTCATTCTAGAAAGATTGTCAGGTTGGTCGAACACCAGAGGAAGGCCTACTATTGGAACACCGTGGTAGATAGCCTCAAAAATCCCATTTGTTCCTCCGTGAGCTACAAACAGCCTTGTCTTTGGATGTCCTAAAAGATCATTCTGAGGCATCCAGTCAACTAGTAAGGTGTTGTTTCCCAGAGTAGTTGGCCTGTCTCCTTTGTACCTCCAAATTACCTTCTGAGGCAGGTgggcaaaagcagcagctatcTCATCAGCTACATCGTGTGGAAATTGTCCAATTAAAGTCCCCAAAGACATGATAATGATTCCATGCTCTCCAGAACTCTGAACAAACTCCTCCAGTTCTTGGGGAAGAGGCTTGGCAGGTTTACACTGGAACCCTCCCATATAGATAATATTAGGCATGGTGGGACGAGGGAACTCAAAAACAAAGTCAACTCTCATGAGCCATAAATCAGCAGCTTGAAACAATGAGAAGTAGTCGACCTCAGGACCAAAGTAACGACTAACCAAAGCTGAATAATGAGGTcccactgtctgtctgtacagatgCTGCCTGATGACATAAACAAGGAAGTTACGGACCCTCTGAAAAAAACTCATCTTGTCTGTTAACTCTGCAACAGGAAATGGAACATAAGATAGGGGAGAGGGCGCAATAGCAAAATGAGCCTCACCATGTATAGTCCATCTAACATTGAAAACAAGGGGCACATTTAAATAGTGCGCCAGCACAACGCCTCCCCCGTTCGCTGGGTCTGTCAGAACCAAGTCATACTTGGTTTCTCTAATAGACTGCATCAACTGTTTATTCTCTAACATTTGGATTACCATCTCACACACTTTGCGGTGCATTTCAGAAAATCTGTCCTTCAACTCCATGTCCAAACTAAAACGGGTCCACGCagactttccctctctctgtatctgtatttGTCTCGACACAAATGAGCTAAAGAATTCCTCATCAGCTCCACCTGGAATATCAATTGTGATTGAACTGTAGTGAGGGGAGGTCTCCTTGATGTACCAGCTGTCTGATGGCCGTACTACTGACACACTGTGACCTCTTGAATGCAGCGCTTCAATAATGACCTTCATGTTGACCCAGTGGCTGCCATCTTGAGGATACACCAGGACTTTCCCACCATGGACAGCAGGAATTGAGAGGGTCAAAAGAGTAACAATAAAGATACCAGGGAGACACATCTTCACTAGCTGCTTCATACATGCATTAATTTGACCTGAAATATagaaaaataatttaaaataaatcaaatcatgTTTTGACATGAGAATAATTTAAACAGGCTTGATTGGCCTACTTTAAAGTTTAGACAAGTTTTGCCAGAAGGTTGATTACGTAATACAGTATAATCTTTCATTCCGAGAAATCCTTTTCTCTCCAATATAAATTTGTCTTCAACCATAGAAAATCGTCAAATTCTGTAGATTTTGCCGATGAGAAACCTATTTTACATCATAATGTTAGGTTATGCTCCGAAATTAACGATCTGTCTTGACAGTGTAAACAACCAAAGTTACGACAGAATCCATACATTCGAAACGAATTTAACTGTAGGCTTACGTTCTGGTTTTCATCCAAATAATTGTTAATGAAGACTATTTCAAAGCCTATTATGGCTGTAAATAAGTTCGTCCGTATTTGTAATAATCTCGAAAAGGAGAagtcagtatagtatagtctctAGACATCCGTGTTGCCCCACCCGCAATTTTCAAACGCTCCGGTTTTTCAAGACAGGTCACTTGTCATAACACAGAATGGGCGCGTTCGAGCGGATCACTTTTGTCAAATCGGTCACCGCCTTATTGCGTTATAGGGATAACACGTTTTGACTTTCTGCAGTTGCTCTTCACCAATCTCGTCTTGCAGCCATCTCCTCCATTGTGGGAGGCTCTATTATCAACCACTCATTGGAGTGTTTTTGTGTGACCCACGCAAACGTGACCAAATACACGACTAAAACAGGCAACTTTGCGCGATTCATGTAAACAGTGGGCATATACAAAACAGGGACGTCGCTCGACTACTATAGACTTTGGTCATAATCAAAGCTTTGTTAaccaatacttttttttttatgtgaGGCTGCCTGTAAATTACAGTGTAACGGACGGTAACGTTAACGGTGTCTTTTAAATTCGACATAAGTTATGTGGCGATGATATCTAATTAACGTTGTATTTAATGTAGTTTTGCTATCTGTGCCATGCTATAAAGGAGACAGATTACGTAACATCATGTACATATATTTTCATACTCAATTGCTTTCATTCAGTTGGTCATGTGTAGAAAATGTGACATGGTGTTGATCACAATGTCATTGTATTATCCTCAATTTCTCAGCTGTAGGCTAGTTAAGGACTAACTTAGATGGATATACGGACATTCTTCAAGAGAGGCAGTGCCAGCAGAAATGAAGATTTTACCAGTTCAAACAAATGAAAACTTAAACTGATTAATCACATATTAAGCCTTGAGTTATTGTTAATATGAGTTTCATAACAATACATGTCAAAACACAGCCGACAAGAATGAGGAAAATAATCTGAAGGCTGACAGGGCTGAGGAAGCATGTCCGATGAAGGTTAGTGATAAAATAAGCGAGTAGATATTTAAGCTTTCAGTTAAATTTATACATGACAGCATATGTCTTACTTTTGTTAGGCATAAATGAATGATGTTCATGATATCTtaaagggaaagaaagagaggctTCTATGCAAGGCAGAGATCAACATGCAAGCTGTATAAGTGAGAGAGAGCAAGCATGCCCAGAGACAGAGGTACaagaaacagatccagagagagaaggacaacaaacagatccagagagagagagggaaaacaaacatatccagagagagagagagggacaaccaacagatccagagagagagagagggacaacaaacagatccagagagagagggagaacaaacagatccagagaaggagggacaacaaacagatccagagagagagagggacaacaaacagatccagagagagagagggacaacaaacagatccagagagagagagggacaacaaacagatccagagagagagagtgacaagaaacatatccagagagagagagggacaacaaacagatccagagagagagagggacaacaaacagatccagaaagagagagtgacaagAAACAtatccagagagagggagggagaacaaacatatccagagagagagggagaacaaacagatccagagagggagggacaacaaacagatccagagagggagggagaacaaacagatccagagagagagggacaacaaacagatccagacatggcgggacaacaaacagatccagacagggagggaaaacaaacagatccagagagagagagggacaacaaacagatccagagagagagagtgacaacaaacagatccagagagagagagggacaacaaacagatccagagagagagggacaacaaacagatccagagagagagagggacaacaaacagatccagagagagagggacaacaaacagatccagagagagagagggacaacaaacagatccagacagggagggacaacaaacagatccagagagagagagggacaacaaacagatccagagcgagagagggacaacaaacagatccagagagagagggacaacaaacagatccccagagagagagagggacaacaaaaagatccagacagggagggacaacaaacagatccagagagggagggacaacaaacagatccagagagggagggagaacaaacagatccagagagagagggacaacaaacagatccagacagggagggacaacagattcagacagggagggaaaacaaacagatccagagagagagagggacaacaaacagatccagagagagagggacaacaaacagatccagagagagagagggacaacaaacagatccagacagggagggacaacaaacagatccagacagggagggagaacaaacagatccagagagagagagtgacaacaaacagatccagagagggagggagaacaaacagatccagagagggagggacaacaaacagatccagagagatagagggacaacaaacagatccagagagagagagagacaacaaacagatccagagagagagggacaacaaacagatccagagagagagagtgacaacaaacagatccagagagagagagggacaacaaacagatccagagagagaaagTAATCAAGCCACAGCAGTAACTCCTTCCAGAAATGAGAGCGATTTAGGTGACAAAGACACTGGGCCCAGACAAGTGAAGCTGAATAGCTACCCACATGAAAGTTTTGGTACACAGAAAAGGGCATTTCAGCACTGCTGGTTTGAGAAATAGAACTAGGTGGAGTACTCTGTCCACAAAAACGCAGATTTCTGCTTTCCATGTAGTGTTTTTAGCAAAAACATTACATTTGATTATTTTGTCAGTAATGAATGCAAAAATGGGGAAAAAGCGTAGTTTATCTTCGGTAAACATGAGatggcacaaacacacagagacagtgttGGGGCATGTCAAAGCTACCAGGCAACTAGTAATCATGGGAAAATTGCTCCGATTTTAACATCTGCCCATGCTAGTGATATTGCAGAGTATCTGAGGAGAATTGTTGAGGTCACCTCAATGTTAGGAAGACAGGGACTCTCTTTCCGTGCCAATGATGAATATAGTGAAAGCACAAATAGAGGGAAATTTCTTGAATAAATGGAGCTTTTGAAGGAGTTTGATCCTTTCCTGCAAAGGTACAATACTCCATCAAATGCGATGTATCTCTGTCCAGAATCTCAGAATGACATGATCGAATGCTGTGCTCAAGAGATTACAAAGTCTAGAATGTATGCCATTATGGCGgatgaggccagggatgggaagtCTGAACAGTTGGCTCTGTGTGTTAGGTATGTGGAGTGTATCATTATGGCGgatgaggccagggatgggcagtcTGAACAGTTGGCTCTGTGTGTTAGGTATGTGACAGAGGGGACAGTTAAGCAGTGTTTACTAGCACGAGCAGAAATCAAGTCATTTGATGTCCAATCGATAGCAAATGAGTAGCAACAGCAGCTCCAAATGAGAGGGGTAACAGGCCTGAAGTGCGTTGCACAGACCTATGATGGTGCAGCTGTCATGAGTGGATCCAAAGGAGCTGTGCAGCACATTTCAGAGGGCTGCATCCGGAGGCTATTTATGTACATTGCTATGCTCATGAGCTTCATTTGGTGTTGTGTCATACTTGCAGGGCTATTCCGGAGGCTGCTGAGTTTTTCAGTTTCTTGGAGAATGTGTATTTGTTTTTCAGTACATCCCTAGTTTCACCACCACAAGTTCAAAGAAGCTCAGTCTAAACTTGAAATAGCATCAGCTGAACTTGTACAACTCTCAAACACTCGCTGGGCATGCAAGCTGCGGTCCGTAAATGCAGTCCTGGACACTTTAACTGCTTTTTTTGATTGCTTATCTACCATTGGATCCCCCATAGCTGTTGGTCTGAGAGCAAAGCTTCATAAGTTCTCCCCCGTGTAGTTGCTACTGATGTTTCAGTCCCCTCTTTCTATAACTAAGGGACTACACAAGTTCCCCCACAAAGAGACTGTAGACCTGTGAAATTCACAGTATTCCAGAGGCAGAGGCAGCAAGAAAGCGCAAACAAAGAGAAATGGGAGATTTTGTGGTGGAGACCTCCTTGGGTTTAGGCACAGAATTGTCATGTTCCCAAACAATGAAAACAGAGTTGTTGCTTCCCTGCTTAGACATGATGGTGTGTGAGCTTGACCAGCGAGTCTGGACTGTAGATGCAGGTCTGCTCAAAGGCATACAGGCATGCAGCCCAACTCAAAAATCTTCCTAGATACATCATGCTTAACTGAGTTTGCCAAGCACCACAGTAGTGATGTTAAAACAGAAGAGATGTTGGTGGCCAGAAACTTTCTTGCCTGGAAAAGAGAGGCTGGACGTCCTCCCAAAGATATGCTTGCTGTGCATAACCTCTTGTATGAGGATATGTTTCCTTCTCTGAAGGAAATCATTCAGGTTGCCCTCACAATTGCTGTGAGCAGCTGCTCCTGTTAAAGGTCCTTTAGTGCACTGCGCCGCTGCACTCCTGGTTGCGTAAGACAATGGGTCAGAATGTCATTGACCGATTTGCAACCTTTAAAAATAGGAGGTACACTTTGATGCGTCCAAGCACAAAATAAGCAtcaaaagagagatggaggaggagcagTTCTGTAATATAGTTTGTAATATTTGTTTGGGATCTTCCATGTATCTGAATTATTGGGTAAATTTGGAGCAACAGTTAACAAAAGGGTGAAACTTAAATAAAGATGTTTTTCTAATGGTATAATATGACCTGcaggtcttctctctctctctctctctctttctctccctctctccctcactcactcactcactcactcactcactcactcactcactcactcattcactcactctcacacaaaaAAAAATCCCCAAAAGTATTTCGGCTACATAGTACAGCAATTTTTGTGCCTTTTGTTGGTGTTAAATAATTTCTTTATTAGTGTAGAATTTAAGTAAGTCATATCAGATCAGTGTCTTAAAAAAATCCTTGGGTAGTATGCCCAGACCCCCCTAAAAGAGGCTTAGCCCCCCCCCTATCCATGAATCTCTAGTAACGTCCCtgcctaaaaatatatatacactaccatgaATAAGTGTTtagaccccttggatttcttcacattttactgTGTTAAAGTGGGATAAAATTTATGTAAACGTTATTTTTtgtcagcaatctacacaaaatacaatgtaatgtcaaagtggaatagaaataaataattatttaaaaaagCATAACTAAAATGTAGTCGTTGCATAAATTAGTTCAGTAAAATGtgtcttaacaaatcacataataagttacatggaatcactctgtgtgaaccataggggttgacatgatttttgaatgacccttcctctgtccccatacatacaacacctgtaaggtccctcagtcaagtattacatttcaagcacatattcaactacaaagactagggagcttttcgaaagcctcataaagaacgacagtgattggtagatgggtaacaataacaaatcagagaTAGAATATCTCTtgaagcatggtcaagttaataattatgccgtggatgatgtattaaaacatccagacacatcaaagatacagtcATCCTTccgaactgagctgcaggacaggaatgaaactgctcagggatgttaccatgGTGTtaccattggtgattttaaaacagctacacagttcaatggctgtgatgggagaactgaggatggagcaacaacattgtagtgactcacaataatgacctaaatgacagagtggaagaaagaatacaaatatacagaatataAAAAAGttctaaaacatgcatcttgtatacagcaaggcactaaagtaatactgcaaaaaaacacagcaaatgcatacactttttggcctaaatgcataGCAtagtgtttggggcaaatccaacacaacaaagtaattgcctccttattttcaaacatggtggtggctgcaccaTAGTATGGGTATACTGTACTTGAAGTCAGCaaatactggggagtttttcagtatAAAAGAAACATGATGGAGCTAAGCACACGCAAAATCCCAGAGGAAACGTGCTTCAGTTTGCTTTACAccggagagtgggagaggaattcacctttcagcaggacaacacaaggccaaatctacactggaattgcttatcaagaagacagtgaatgttcctgaatggccaagttacagtcttggcttaaatctgcttgaaaatctatggcaagtttTGAAAATGCCCAATATCTTttaagagcttgaagaattttgaaaataataaatattgcacaatccaggtgtgcaaagctcttagagacttacccaaaagacTCAGAGCTGTAATCAGTACctaaggtgtttctaacatgtattaactccgggagctgaatacttatgcaacaactatattttagttattacatttttattcattttgaaAAAATGTAAGATTTTTTCTTCCActcacattacagagtattttgtgtagattgttgaccaaaaatgacaattaaatcaatttcattcccgctttgtaacacaataaaatgtgaagaaatccaaggggtatgaaaacttttacaaggcactgtatacagcgccttctgaaagtattcacaccccttgactttttccacattacatccacgttacattacagccttattctaaaatgtattaaataaaaacatgtccTCAGCGATCTACACaacataccccataataacaaagtgaaacaggcttttagaaatatttgctaatttattaacaataaaaaacagaaatacctcattcacataagtattcataccctttgctgtgagacccgaaattgagctcaggtgcatcctatttccattcaTCCTCCTTGAGTGAGTTGTTTCTACAAGTtaattggagtcaacctgtggtaaactcaattgatagtacatgatttggaaaggcacacacctgcctgtataaggtcccacagttgacagtgcatgtcagagcaaaaaccaagccatgaggtcgaaggaattgtctgtaaagcgcagagacaggattgtgtcgcggcacagatctggggaagggtattcTTGAtacaaactgttgagcgtgaaaaatcgagctgcaatatgtaactttttgggtaaTGTGCCagtatcctgtatcaaaaggttggctgaaCATAACTTAAGACCCGTAGATCTCTACATTACTCTGTTTACAAGGCCCTACTTCATAAACTTCCGTCTTATCTAACTTTGCTGTTGAAGTACACACACCTGAGTTGCCTaacccgttcacaggattggtttaCTGTTGAGGTTCCTAGGGTCTCCAAAGctaggtaaatctgcttttagttttaatgcaccatttgcaaatgtataaagttTAATACAGAGGTTGTTCCTCTCTCTATATCAATTACTTTCTTTATGATTGGCTTTACAAATTCCTCATCCATAGCATCAGTGACAGGTATTGTAATAGAACTGTAGTAGGGCTATTCTTCTTTGATGTACCAACTTTTTGTCGTTCGTACCACTGTGATGGTGTGTCCCTGAGAGCGAAGAGCCTTGATCAGAATGTCCATCTTAACCCAGTGACTTCCCTCCCCGGGAAAGACCAGCAACTTCCCACCATGGCAAACTGAACCACACATAATCAACAGAAATAACAAAAGGCATGAAGTCATGCTTCCAATGTATGTCATCATTTATCTGAAATATAAAACAAACAGAGATAGGACATCATATTCAGTTTGTATGACACATTGAATGGATTTTGACATATAGTCAGTTAGCTGATTATATATTCTCATGTATGTACAAGCATTTTCGCTACACCTGCGAtaatatctgctaaatatgtgcatgcGACCaataaatataatttgatttgttacAAATCATGAAGACCATGAAAGCTGTTGTCAATAGTGCATAATTAATTCCCTTTAGGGTTTTGAGAGTTTGAGACAATGAAGATTAAACTTTATTCTTCATTTAGATTCACATTTGATTCAGTATGTAAACAATATCTCAAAATACATTTCATCCTTGTTTATGAACATTAACTTAACGTAATTATTATTAGCTTATTCAGTTTGTAGGTAATATGCAGTGCAATGTTACTTACCAGTTGATCTTCGTATTATGTATATGGAAGCCACATGTAAAATGTGTAGCTTACTTTGGCTTTTGTGTGGCATGTTTGTTTATAAGGGTTAAGTAAAGGTCAAAGTACTGCTTTTATGAGAACCTTTCCATTTGTTAAAGTCACAGTGATGGTTACTCAAAACCCAGTGAGTGAACATGATTATAATATGGATGTATAATATTACTCATTATAATACTGTTTAacataacagacacatttcacaaTGTCAAACATTTATAATTTCTGGTCCAAACATGTCAAGAAACCCTCAGAATTACCATATAGAACTACCTCATGCCTTTTCTAACCCACACGATAGGGAGAATTGGAACCCTCCCATAAATTGGAACCCTCTATAGATAAAATTAGGCATGGTGGGACGAGGGAACTCGAACACAAAGTCAACTCTCATGAGCCATTGACCAGCTCCCTGTAATAACTCATAGAAGTCCACACCTGGTTGGAAAAACCAATTACAAACATCTTGGTAATGTGGCTGAATAAAAAATCTGTCTTGAGCTTCCCGAAGCAAATATTATTTACTCTTTCTGTGAAGATCATTTTGTGGGAGAGCCCTGATCCAGTCATTGGAATATAAGACATGGGGGATGGTGCAATGGCTTAATGTCCCTCTCCACTGTTTACCCACTGTACATCGTAGACTAGAGGTACCTGAAGATAGTGAGCCACCAAAATACCTGCTCCCCATGATGGGTCAGTAAGCACCAGGTCATATTGGCTCTCCTCCAGGGATAGGATATCTTAAAGAATATACACTTAAGTGTtccaaacattagaaacacctgctctttccttgacatagactgaccaggtgaatcgaggtgaacgctatgatcccttattgatgtcatttgttaaatccacttcaatcagtgtagatgtagCGGAAGAGACAGGTCAAAGAAGGACTTTGAAGCcttgagagaattgagacatggattgtgtatgtgtgccattcataggggaaatgggcaagacaaaacattgaagtgcctttgaacggggtatggtagtcggATTTGGGTGTCATCGTTAACTCACATATCTATGTGCATTTTGTCAcattgcccaaaaagttacatattgcagctggatttttcacgctcaagagtttgtatcaagaatgatccaccacccaaagaacatctagccaacttgacacaactgtgggaagcactggagtcaacatgggccagcatccctgtggaatgcttttgacaccttgtagagtccatgcactgacaaattgaggctattctgagggcaaaatggcaactcaatattaggaatgtgttcctaatgttttgtgcactcagtgtactTTAGCGGGCTTTGTAACATTCACATTGTTTCTGTTTAAACACACAAATAGACCTACCCTAATCAATTACTTGACAGATGTAATCATTAACGTAAAATCCCTTGATGAGAGTGACAGTTCAATGAGTTAATCTGAGTGAACACAATGTTCCTGTGTTTGTGGACTTTCACCAACTTGTACGTGTTTGGAATATGCAATATGTTTTTATGAGCGCTGTGGCCACTCATATACAAAAAAGTTATGGACGCATGACTGTACGtgactttggataaaagtgtctgctaaatggcataaatTGTTATTATTTAAGGCTATGAGGTTGTCATTTTCAGCTGTACACAGCAAAATCACCAGTGTACATTGAACTCGGAGATTCTACATTGTATTATATCAGAATGTATATATGAGTCCAACTTAACTGGTGTTAAAATAACAGTTTTGAAAGTGTAAGAAAATAAACTCTGTAGCAGATGTTAACAATCAACTCCAT is drawn from Salvelinus fontinalis isolate EN_2023a chromosome 4, ASM2944872v1, whole genome shotgun sequence and contains these coding sequences:
- the LOC129854289 gene encoding UDP-glucuronosyltransferase 2C1-like → MKQLVKMCLPGIFIVTLLTLSIPAVHGGKVLVYPQDGSHWVNMKVIIEALHSRGHSVSVVRPSDSWYIKETSPHYSSITIDIPGGADEEFFSSFVSRQIQIQREGKSAWTRFSLDMELKDRFSEMHRKVCEMVIQMLENKQLMQSIRETKYDLVLTDPANGGGVVLAHYLNVPLVFNVRWTIHGEAHFAIAPSPLSYVPFPVAELTDKMSFFQRVRNFLVYVIRQHLYRQTVGPHYSALVSRYFGPEVDYFSLFQAADLWLMRVDFVFEFPRPTMPNIIYMGGFQCKPAKPLPQELEEFVQSSGEHGIIIMSLGTLIGQFPHDVADEIAAAFAHLPQKVIWRYKGDRPTTLGNNTLLVDWMPQNDLLGHPKTRLFVAHGGTNGIFEAIYHGVPIVGLPLVFDQPDNLSRMKVKGVAKVVDLATLDRNIFSQALQEVLNEPSYRMNMQRLSRLHRDVPMEPLDTALFWIEFVMRHKGAAHLRTESYRMPWYSYHSVDVMVFLLALVFFTLLAFIGIIRCFCCRACLKIKMKEE